The following proteins are encoded in a genomic region of Alistipes shahii WAL 8301:
- a CDS encoding helix-turn-helix domain-containing protein codes for MGVKERLREYIKTLNISEREFCRQIGVSSSYVNNIRQSIQPDKMKAIGEKFPELNPMWLLTGDGTMRNGDNTNRISGNNNTAVAGNGNQVTTNDIAGLIELQKGYQEMIKEKDSQIARLISVIEKLSEK; via the coding sequence ATGGGTGTAAAAGAAAGACTTAGGGAGTATATCAAAACCCTAAATATTAGTGAACGGGAATTTTGTAGGCAAATAGGCGTTTCGTCGTCTTATGTCAATAATATACGCCAATCTATACAGCCCGATAAGATGAAGGCTATCGGCGAAAAATTCCCGGAGCTTAATCCCATGTGGTTACTTACCGGCGACGGCACAATGCGGAACGGAGATAATACAAACCGCATTTCGGGAAATAACAACACCGCCGTTGCCGGCAACGGGAACCAAGTTACAACTAACGATATTGCGGGTTTGATTGAACTGCAAAAAGGCTATCAAGAAATGATAAAAGAAAAGGATAGCCAAATAGCCCGACTTATATCTGTAATTGAAAAGCTAAGCGAAAAATAA